TACGCGCATGCAGGCGCCCACCAAAGCGTCGACGTACCGTATTCCACACGTAATCGAAGATTTTATTCCCCTGATTATGGAACATGGCCGCCATCTTCTGCCCCTGGGCAGCCATCAGCATCGCAGGGATATCCACGCCCCAACCGTGTGGCACTAAAAAGATCACTTTTTCATCATTGCGCCGCATTTCTTCAATGATTTCCAGCCCTTTCCAGTCAACGCGCGAGAGGATTTTTTCAGGCCCACGTAACGCCAGTTCCCCCATCATCGCCATCGCCTGAGGCGCGGTGGTAAACATGGCATCGATGATCGCCTCACGCTCGGCATCACTTTTGTCAGGGAAGCAATAATACAGGTTGATTTGCGCACGGCGGCGGGCACTTTTACCCATCCGCCCCGCCAAAAGACCTATTTTACCGAGGAGAGGATCACGCACAGAGGCAGGTAACAAAGCAATACCTGCAAACGCATACACACCAAGCCAGGCTCCCCAGTTGCGCGGATGACGAAATGACGGCTCAAACTCAGGAATATATTCACTGTTATTTTTTTTTGTTTCCATGCTGGTTCCAGGGTCTGGTGACGCAGAAATTAAGAATAATGAGATAGTGTAGCGAGGCAGGCTACTTCGTACAAAAGAAAAAGCCGGCGCACGGTGCGCCGGCCTTAACAAACGAGGACTTAATCAAAACGCAGTTGCGG
This sequence is a window from Enterobacter sp. RHBSTW-00994. Protein-coding genes within it:
- the lpxM gene encoding lauroyl-Kdo(2)-lipid IV(A) myristoyltransferase (LpxM is lauroyl-Kdo(2)-lipid IV(A) myristoyltransferase, an enzyme characterized in Escherichia coli and involved in biosynthesis of the form of lipid A found in that species and some closely related species.), which codes for METKKNNSEYIPEFEPSFRHPRNWGAWLGVYAFAGIALLPASVRDPLLGKIGLLAGRMGKSARRRAQINLYYCFPDKSDAEREAIIDAMFTTAPQAMAMMGELALRGPEKILSRVDWKGLEIIEEMRRNDEKVIFLVPHGWGVDIPAMLMAAQGQKMAAMFHNQGNKIFDYVWNTVRRRFGGRLHARNDGIKPFIQSVRQGYWGYYLPDQDHGAEHSEFVDFFATYKATLPAIGRLMKVCRARVIPLFPVYDGKTHRLSIEVRPPMDDLLNADDHTIARRMNEEVEILVGPHTEQYTWILKLLKTRKPGEKEPYKRKELFPKK